From a region of the Micropterus dolomieu isolate WLL.071019.BEF.003 ecotype Adirondacks linkage group LG21, ASM2129224v1, whole genome shotgun sequence genome:
- the osbp2b gene encoding oxysterol-binding protein 2 isoform X2 yields the protein MACFHTTDDSGDEEPTTQSDRSEIQGTLKILVSKLDDLSTCNDLIAKHGAALQRSLSELEGLKVSVEGGEKIKAVNERATLFRITSNAMINACRDFLDLAETHSRRWQRALQYEREQRTHLEETIEQLAKQHNSLERAWREAPTLASTTPSAPTTNKGSERLHKEEASDEDEDTEYFDAMEDSPAFITVTATENTQHRRSQSNLSGASGGHSNDWNQDDHMSPSCNDVSGKELQPLRQRRTRVPDKPNYSLNLWSIMKNCIGKELSKIPMPVNFNEPLSMLQRLTEDLEYHELLDKAARCDSSLEQMCLIAAFSVSSYSTTVHRTAKPFNPLLGETYELDRLEEFGYRSLCEQVSHHPPAAAHHVISQRGWTLWQEITIASKFRGKYLSIMPLGAIHLHFHSSGNHYVWRKVTSTVHNIIVGKLWIDQSGDIEIVNHRTKETCQLKFSPYSYFSRDVPRKVTGVVSDSGGQAHYILSGTWDDKIESSKIIQSSRGGSGSEGKQKTVYQTLSPKLLWKKYPLPENAENMYYFSALALTLNEQEDGVGLTDSRLRPDQKLMEEGRWDEANSEKQRLEEKQRAVRRRREAEASDALDDGREYEGYQPLWFHQRRDSVTGETNFVYKGGYWEAKERQDWSMCPDIF from the exons ATGACTCGGGGGACGAGGAGCCTACAACCCAGTCGGACCGCAGCGAGATTCAGGGCACCCTGAAGATACTTGTCAGCAAGCTCGATGACCTCAGCACATGTAATGACCTGATCGCCAAGCATGGGGCAGCCCTGCAGCGTTCCCTGAGTGAACTTGAGGGTCTGAAAGTCTCCGtggagggaggggagaaaaTCAAGGCAGTCAATGAGCGAGCCACCCTCTTCCGTATCACTTCTAATGCTATGATCAAT GCGTGTCGAGACTTCTTGGACCTAGCAGAGACTCACAGTAGAAGATGGCAGCGGGCGCTGCAGTATGAGCGAGAGCAACGTACCCACCTAGAGGAGACCATTGAGCAGCTAGCCAAGCAGCATAACAGCCTGGAGCGAGCGTGGAGAGAAGCACCCACGCTTGCGTCCACCACACCCAGTGCCCCTACCACCAACAAGG GGAGTGAGAGGCTGCACAAAGAAGAGGCAAGTGATGAAGATGAGGATACTGAGTACTTTGATGCCATGGAGGATTCCCCTGCATTTATCACAGTGACTGCCACTGAGAACACACAGCACAG GCGATCTCAGAGTAATTTGAGTGGAGCGAGCGGTGGCCATTCCAATGATTGGAACCAGGACGACCAT ATGTCTCCGAGCTGTAATGATGTGTCAGGGAAGGAGCTGCAGCCCCTCAGGCAGAGGCGGACTCGTGTCCCAGACAAGCCCAACTACTCCCTCAATTTGTGGAGTATCATGAAAAACTGCATTGGCAAGGAGCTCTCTAAAATTCCCATGCCT GTAAACTTCAACGAGCCTCTGTCAATGCTGCAGCGTCTCACCGAGGACCTGGAGTACCATGAGCTTCTGGACAAGGCGGCTCGCTGCGACTCCTCTCTGGAGCAGATGTGCCTGATCGCTGCCTTCTCCGTCTCATCCTACTCCACCACGGTCCACCGAACAGCCAAGCCCTTCAACCCCCTCCTGGGCGAGACCTACGAGCTCGATCGCCTGGAGGAATTTGGCTACCGCTCGCTGTGTGAGCAG GTGAGCCATCACCCCCCTGCAGCTGCACATCATGTGATTTCCCAACGAGGCTGGACCCTGTGGCAGGAAATCACCATCGCCAGCAAGTTCCGGGGCAAATACCTCTCCATAATGCCTCTGG GTGCCATTCACCTGCATTTCCACTCCAGCGGGAACCACTATGTGTGGAGAAAGGTCACCTCCACAGTGCACAACATCATTGTGGGCAAGCTGTGGATTGACCAG TCAGGGGACATTGAGATTGTGAATCACAGGACCAAGGAGACCTGCCAACTCAAGTTCTCCCCCTACAGTTATTTCTCCAGGGACGTTCCACGGAAG GTGACAGGTGTGGTGTCAGACAGTGGGGGCCAGGCTCACTACATCCTCTCTGGTACATGGGACGATAAAATAGAGAGTTCCAAGATCATTCAGAGCAGCCGAGGGGGCAGTGGATCAGAGGGCAAACAGAAGACCGTCTATCAGACGTTGTCCCCCAAACTGCTGTGGAAGAAATACCCTCTCCC GGAGAATGCTGAGAACATGTACTACTTCTCTGCGCTGGCACTGACCCTGAATGAGCAGGAGGATGGAGTGGGACTGACAGATAGCCGTCTAAGACCAGACCAGAAGCTGATGGAGGAAGGGCGATGGGATGAGGCAAACTCAGAAAAGCAGAGGCTAGAGGAGAAACAAAGAGccgtgaggaggaggagggaagcgGAGGCCTCAGACGCTCTGGATGACG